One window from the genome of Prinia subflava isolate CZ2003 ecotype Zambia chromosome 2, Cam_Psub_1.2, whole genome shotgun sequence encodes:
- the RSAD2 gene encoding S-adenosylmethionine-dependent nucleotide dehydratase RSAD2: MHLALLARLLSVGRAVLAALRGRLGALCWSLAPLPLPLPLPLPGWRHSAPWPRREQEWDDTAPTPTSVNYHFTRQCNYKCGFCFHTAKTSFVLPLEEAKRGLAMLKEAGMEKINFSGGEPFIQDRGEFLGKLVQFCKQELELPSVSIVSNGSLIRKQWFEKYGEFLDILAISCDSFDEDVNVLIGRRQGKKNHVENLHKLRQWCRDYAVAFKINSVINRFNVEEDMNEQIKALNPVRWKVFQCLLIEGENSGEDALREAEKFVISDEDFDRFLDRHKGVSCLVPESNQKMRDSYLILDEYMRFLNCRNGRKEPSKSILDVGVEAAIKFSGFDEKMFLRRGGKYVWSKADMKLDW; the protein is encoded by the exons aTGCATCTGGCGCTGCTGGCCCGGCTGCTGTCCGTCGGGCGGGCGGTGCTGGCGGCGCTGCGAGGGCGCCTGGGCGCgctgtgctggagcctggctcccctgcccctgcccctgcccctgcccctgcccggctGGCGGCACTCGGCCCCCTGGCCGCGGCGGGAGCAGGAATGGGACGACACGGCCCCGACCCCCACCAGCGTCAATTACCACTTCACCCGGCAGTGCAACTACAAGTGCGGCTTCTGCTTCCACACGGCCAAGACCTCCTTCGTGCTGCCCCTGGAGGAGGCCAAGCGGGGGCTGGCCATGCTCAAGGAAGCAG GCATGGAGAAAATCAATTTCTCGGGAGGAGAACCGTTTATTCAGGACAGAGGCGAATTCTTAGGCAAACTGGTCCAGTTCTGCAAGCAGGAGTTGGAGCTCCCGAGTGTCAGCATCGTTAGCAATGGCAGCCTGATCAGAAAGCAGTGGTTCGAGAAGTACG GTGAATTTTTAGATATTCTGGCAATTTCATGTGATAGTTTTGATGAAGATGTCAATGTTTTAATTGGCCGTCGTCAAGGAAAGAAGAACCATGTGGAAAATCTGCATAAACTGAGACAGTGGTGCCGAGACTATGctgttgcttttaaaataaattcagtcaTCAACAGATTTAATGTTGAGGAAGATATGAATGAGCAGATCAAGGCGCTCAACCCTGTGCGCTGGAAG GTATTCCAGTGCCTGCTTATTGAAGGGGAGAACAGTGGTGAGGATGCCCtaagagaggcagaaaaattTGTTATCAGTGATGAAGACTTTGATCGATTCCTGGATCGCCACAAAGGTGTCTCCTGTTTGGTACCTGAATCTAATCAGAAG ATGAGGGATTCATACCTCATTCTAGATGAATAT ATGCGTTTCCTAAACTGCAGAAATGGACGGAAAGAACCTTCCAAGTCTATCCTGGATGTCGGTGTAGAAGCAGCTATAAAATTCAGTGGATTTGATGAGAAGATGTTCCtaagaagaggaggaaagtaTGTGTGGAGTAAAGCCGATATGAAACTGGACTGGTGA